A part of Microbacterium atlanticum genomic DNA contains:
- a CDS encoding SDR family oxidoreductase: MPKPLDIPVPDLTGKLALVTGASDGVGLEIAARLARAGADILMPVRNQQKGEVAAALIRERTPGAGIRVLALDLASLDSVAALSETLTAEGAPIDLLILNAGVMNPPARQVTEDGFELQLATNHLGHFALVARLMPLLIEAKAHVTSQVSVAADQGAVNWSDLNWERDYDPMKAYSSSKIAFGLFAKELQRRSDAAGWGIRSTLSHPGITPTNLLSAQPGMGRPRDTTAVKVIRAMSRRGILVGTPSSAALSAVYAATSLEARGGHLYGPQGFRHLGGLPAEQPLYSRLQSETDGRRVWELSEQLTGVHVAA, translated from the coding sequence ATGCCCAAGCCACTCGATATCCCCGTCCCCGACCTCACCGGAAAGCTCGCCCTCGTCACCGGCGCGAGCGACGGCGTCGGCCTCGAGATCGCCGCACGCCTGGCGCGCGCCGGCGCCGACATCCTGATGCCCGTCCGCAACCAGCAGAAGGGCGAGGTCGCGGCGGCGCTCATCCGGGAGCGAACTCCGGGTGCTGGCATCCGCGTGCTCGCCCTCGACCTCGCCTCCCTCGACTCGGTCGCGGCGCTCTCCGAGACGCTGACCGCCGAAGGCGCCCCCATCGATCTGCTGATCCTGAACGCCGGCGTCATGAACCCGCCGGCCCGCCAGGTCACCGAAGACGGGTTCGAGCTGCAGCTCGCAACGAACCACCTCGGCCACTTCGCGCTCGTCGCGCGGCTGATGCCCCTCCTCATCGAGGCGAAGGCGCACGTCACGAGCCAGGTGAGCGTCGCCGCCGATCAGGGCGCCGTCAACTGGAGCGACCTGAACTGGGAGCGCGACTACGACCCGATGAAGGCGTACAGCTCGTCGAAGATCGCATTCGGCCTCTTCGCGAAGGAGCTGCAGAGGAGATCGGATGCCGCGGGCTGGGGCATCCGCAGCACCCTCTCGCACCCCGGCATCACGCCGACGAACCTGCTCTCCGCCCAGCCCGGCATGGGCCGGCCCCGCGACACGACGGCGGTGAAGGTGATCCGGGCGATGTCGCGGCGCGGCATCCTCGTGGGCACGCCCTCGTCGGCGGCGCTGTCGGCGGTGTACGCGGCGACGAGCCTCGAAGCGCGGGGCGGGCACCTCTACGGGCCGCAGGGCTTCCGTCACCTGGGCGGCCTGCCGGCCGAGCAGCCGCTCTATTCGCGACTGCAGAGCGAGACCGATGGCCGGCGCGTGTGGGAGCTCTCGGAGCAGCTCACCGGCGTGCACGTCGCGGCGTGA
- a CDS encoding RNA polymerase sigma factor yields MDDTRRTVEAVWRIEGLRIVASVAKMTGDLGLAEDVAQEALVEALGAWPRDGLPSNPGAWLTAVAKRRVIDAWRRRERLDERYAAIAHTLDEATDDEWRPIDDDVMRLVFTACHPALSRESQVALTLRVVAALTTEEIARMLLTTVPTVQARITRAKKSLAAARVPFETPDPAEWKDRLSAVLGVVYLVFTEGYAATAGDRWVRPDLADEALRLGRIVAELLPREPEPLALVALMEFQRSRFAARESRTGEPVLLADQDRSRWDRGQILRAGEVLKKADAAAAARGIGRGPYALQAAIAQCHAVAPSVEETDWNRIVLHYEVLGRIAPSPIVELNRAVAVSMASGPADALPIVDQLEASGALRGSHLVPSVRGELLAQLGRVDEARSELLTAAALTANAAQQKVLRAKADALR; encoded by the coding sequence ATGGATGACACCCGGCGAACGGTCGAGGCCGTCTGGCGCATCGAGGGACTTCGGATCGTGGCATCCGTCGCCAAGATGACCGGCGACCTCGGCCTCGCCGAGGATGTCGCCCAGGAGGCGCTCGTCGAAGCCCTCGGGGCCTGGCCCAGGGACGGCCTCCCCTCGAACCCCGGAGCGTGGCTCACCGCGGTGGCGAAGCGTCGCGTCATCGACGCGTGGCGGCGGCGCGAGCGGCTCGACGAACGCTACGCGGCGATCGCGCACACGCTCGACGAGGCGACCGACGACGAGTGGCGGCCGATCGACGACGATGTCATGCGCCTCGTCTTCACCGCGTGCCACCCCGCGCTCTCGCGCGAGTCGCAGGTCGCGCTGACCCTTCGCGTGGTCGCCGCCCTCACCACGGAGGAGATCGCGCGGATGCTGCTGACCACCGTTCCGACGGTGCAGGCGCGCATCACCCGGGCCAAGAAGTCGCTCGCCGCCGCCCGTGTGCCGTTCGAGACGCCCGACCCCGCGGAGTGGAAGGACCGCCTCTCGGCCGTCCTCGGCGTCGTCTACCTCGTCTTCACCGAGGGCTACGCCGCCACCGCCGGGGACCGGTGGGTGCGCCCGGACCTCGCCGACGAGGCGCTGCGCCTCGGCCGCATCGTCGCGGAGCTCCTCCCCCGAGAGCCCGAGCCGCTGGCGCTCGTCGCACTCATGGAGTTCCAGCGCTCACGCTTCGCGGCCCGCGAGTCGCGCACCGGCGAGCCCGTGCTGCTGGCCGACCAGGACCGATCCCGCTGGGACCGCGGGCAGATCCTCCGTGCCGGCGAGGTGCTGAAGAAAGCGGATGCCGCAGCCGCCGCCCGCGGCATCGGTCGAGGTCCGTACGCGCTGCAGGCGGCGATCGCGCAGTGTCACGCGGTGGCCCCGAGCGTCGAGGAGACGGACTGGAACCGCATCGTGCTGCACTACGAGGTGCTCGGCCGCATCGCCCCGAGCCCGATCGTCGAGCTCAATCGTGCGGTGGCAGTGTCGATGGCTTCCGGTCCCGCCGACGCGCTGCCCATCGTCGACCAGCTGGAGGCGTCGGGCGCCCTGCGCGGCTCGCACCTGGTGCCGAGCGTCCGCGGCGAGCTGCTGGCGCAGCTCGGGCGCGTGGACGAGGCGCGGTCCGAGCTGCTGACCGCCGCCGCACTCACCGCGAACGCCGCGCAGCAGAAGGTGCTGCGGGCCAAGGCCGACGCGCTGCGCTGA
- a CDS encoding YciI family protein: MKHMLIMRATQQAVEDYANMDFEAIINAMGAYNESMMTAGVLVAGEGLAQEAGYVVDFAGETPIVSDGPYGEVHELFNGFWIIQTSTAEEAIEWAKRAPLTPGNKLEVRRVTDETDFAGFEGNEYLEKEKGWRAELGTE, translated from the coding sequence CAGGCCGTCGAGGACTACGCGAACATGGACTTCGAGGCGATCATCAACGCGATGGGCGCGTACAACGAGTCCATGATGACGGCGGGCGTCCTCGTCGCCGGCGAGGGCCTCGCACAGGAGGCCGGCTACGTCGTCGACTTCGCGGGCGAGACCCCGATCGTGAGCGACGGCCCTTACGGCGAGGTGCACGAGCTGTTCAACGGGTTCTGGATCATCCAGACCTCCACCGCCGAGGAGGCGATCGAGTGGGCCAAGCGCGCACCGCTGACGCCCGGCAACAAGCTCGAGGTACGGCGCGTCACCGACGAGACCGACTTCGCGGGCTTCGAGGGCAACGAGTACCTCGAGAAGGAGAAGGGCTGGCGGGCCGAGCTCGGCACCGAATGA